The Deinococcus carri genome contains a region encoding:
- a CDS encoding DUF2271 domain-containing protein, with translation MSETRRSFLGKLALATAALGLNRLLPAQAAAAPTWTKGMALDITFSVATQASGRVKRPYVAVWIEDAQGNPVRTLTVWAQTTGRGPRWIPDLRRWYRANAGLLDTVSSATRNPGTYALAWDGKTDRGSLASQGTYYVCIEAAREHGPYSLVREKVTLGTAPFKQTLTGDGDIEAASVSYARA, from the coding sequence ATGAGTGAAACGCGCCGCTCCTTTCTCGGAAAACTGGCCCTCGCCACCGCCGCCCTGGGCCTGAACCGCCTCCTGCCCGCACAGGCCGCCGCCGCTCCCACCTGGACGAAGGGCATGGCGCTCGACATCACTTTCAGCGTCGCCACCCAGGCATCCGGGCGGGTCAAGCGGCCCTACGTGGCGGTGTGGATCGAGGATGCCCAGGGCAACCCCGTGCGGACCCTGACGGTCTGGGCACAAACCACCGGGCGCGGGCCGCGCTGGATTCCCGACCTGCGCCGCTGGTACCGCGCGAACGCGGGGCTGCTGGACACAGTCAGCAGCGCCACCCGCAACCCCGGCACCTACGCCCTCGCCTGGGACGGCAAGACCGACCGGGGCAGCCTGGCTTCACAGGGCACGTATTACGTGTGCATCGAGGCGGCCCGCGAACACGGCCCCTACAGCCTGGTCCGCGAAAAGGTCACGCTGGGCACGGCCCCCTTCAAGCAGACCCTGACGGGGGACGGCGATATCGAGGCGGCCAGTGTCTCTTACGCAAGAGCCTGA
- a CDS encoding FAD:protein FMN transferase codes for MAPSPLARLRRLLRPPFRLRSVYERMLGTELELQVVAGTRAQAEAAERAALDETERLTRILNRFDPQSELSRWAGTCEEALPVSPDLWQVLHAADGWRIRTGGAFHPGADALGALWQQAAAQDRMPDPDALAEVVARLHVPLWTLHGAGTATRHGPLPLGLNALAKGHIVDRAAGAAFAQPGVQAVLVNVGGDLRTLGGDGLTVAVADPFTARDDAPPLARVRVRNAALATSGDARRGLRIGGVWYSHLLDPRSGQPVTHVPGVTVIAPDCQTADALATALSVLPVPEGLALVEATPGAAALIVTWEGARRASEGWPERA; via the coding sequence GTGGCTCCCTCTCCCCTGGCGCGGCTCCGGCGGCTTCTGCGCCCCCCCTTCCGCCTGCGCAGCGTGTACGAGCGGATGCTGGGGACCGAGCTGGAGCTTCAGGTGGTGGCCGGCACGCGGGCGCAGGCAGAGGCCGCCGAGCGGGCCGCGCTGGACGAGACCGAACGCCTGACCCGCATTCTGAACCGCTTCGACCCGCAGAGCGAACTGTCGCGCTGGGCGGGCACGTGCGAGGAGGCCCTCCCGGTCAGCCCGGACCTCTGGCAGGTCCTGCACGCGGCGGACGGGTGGCGCATCCGGACGGGCGGGGCCTTTCATCCCGGTGCGGACGCGCTGGGGGCGCTGTGGCAGCAAGCGGCCGCGCAGGACCGGATGCCCGACCCGGACGCCCTGGCGGAGGTGGTCGCCCGGCTGCATGTCCCCCTCTGGACGCTGCACGGCGCTGGAACCGCCACCCGCCACGGCCCCCTGCCGCTGGGCCTGAACGCGCTGGCAAAGGGCCATATCGTGGACCGCGCCGCCGGGGCCGCCTTCGCGCAGCCCGGCGTGCAGGCGGTTCTGGTCAACGTGGGGGGCGACCTGCGGACACTGGGGGGAGACGGCCTGACGGTCGCGGTGGCCGACCCCTTCACGGCGCGGGACGACGCGCCACCCCTCGCGCGGGTCCGGGTGCGGAACGCGGCGCTCGCCACCAGCGGGGACGCGCGGCGTGGCCTGCGCATCGGCGGCGTGTGGTATTCGCACCTGCTCGACCCACGCTCCGGGCAGCCGGTCACCCACGTGCCCGGCGTGACCGTCATCGCGCCGGACTGCCAGACCGCTGATGCCCTCGCCACCGCCCTGAGCGTGCTGCCCGTGCCGGAGGGGCTGGCCCTGGTGGAGGCCACGCCCGGTGCCGCCGCCCTGATCGTCACGTGGGAGGGCGCACGGCGGGCGAGTGAGGGCTGGCCGGAACGCGCCTAG
- a CDS encoding 1,4-alpha-glucan branching enzyme produces MSSLPLPLDHGHLQKLVTADLVRPDHLLGAHPVTENGVEGVRFAVWAPNAQHVSVVGDFNGWNGFDHPMERLEFGFWGAFVPSAQQGQRYKFRVTGADGQTVDKMDPYGTFTEVRPGTASIIWRQPFTWTDDAWMQGRTPGFDRPMSVYEVHVGSWARGDDGWFLNYRELAHRLADYVTYLGYTHVELLGVMEHPFDGSWGYQVTGYYAPTSRLGAPEDFAYLVNHLHERGIGVLLDWVPGHFPTDEAGLAHFDGAPLYEYADPRKGFHFDWNTYIFDYGRNEVVMFLIGSALKWLQDFHIDGLRVDAVASMLYLDFSRTEWVPNVHGGRENLEAIAFLKRLNEVVHHMAPGCVMVAEESTAFPGVTAPTPFGLGFDYKWAMGWMNDTLYYFEQDPLWRRYHHHKLTFFNVYRTGEKYILAISHDEVVHLKKSLVMKMPGDWYMQRAGYRAFLGMMWTTPGKKLLFMGQEFAQPTEWNHDEPLPWHLADVPDHRGIMNLVRRLNGLYRERPDLHVGDTLEEGQLWVSADDTENSVYAYIRRDPRSGAEGGGAWSLTVANLTPVYRETYPISVPQGGEYRVLLSTDDGEFGGFGTQQPDLTAREEGWHGQTHHLRLNLPPMSVLILEHAGDTPRSEGR; encoded by the coding sequence ATGAGTTCCCTGCCTCTGCCGCTGGACCACGGCCACCTCCAGAAACTGGTGACGGCCGACCTCGTGCGCCCGGATCACCTGCTGGGCGCACATCCCGTCACCGAGAACGGTGTGGAGGGGGTGCGCTTTGCCGTGTGGGCACCGAATGCCCAGCATGTCAGCGTGGTGGGGGACTTCAACGGCTGGAACGGCTTCGACCACCCGATGGAGCGGCTGGAGTTCGGCTTCTGGGGGGCCTTTGTGCCGTCCGCACAGCAGGGTCAGCGCTACAAGTTCCGGGTGACGGGCGCGGACGGGCAGACGGTGGACAAGATGGACCCCTACGGCACCTTCACCGAGGTCCGGCCGGGCACGGCCAGCATCATCTGGCGGCAACCCTTCACGTGGACGGACGACGCCTGGATGCAGGGGCGGACGCCCGGCTTCGACCGTCCCATGAGTGTCTACGAGGTGCATGTCGGCTCCTGGGCGCGCGGGGACGACGGCTGGTTCCTGAACTACCGCGAGCTGGCGCACCGGCTGGCGGACTACGTGACTTACCTGGGCTACACGCACGTCGAACTGCTGGGCGTGATGGAACATCCCTTCGACGGGTCCTGGGGCTATCAGGTGACGGGCTACTACGCGCCCACCAGCCGCCTGGGCGCGCCGGAGGACTTCGCGTACCTCGTCAACCACCTGCACGAGCGGGGCATCGGCGTGCTGCTGGACTGGGTGCCGGGGCACTTCCCTACCGACGAGGCGGGCCTGGCCCACTTCGACGGCGCGCCGCTGTACGAGTACGCCGACCCGCGCAAGGGCTTTCACTTCGACTGGAACACGTACATCTTCGACTACGGCCGCAACGAGGTCGTAATGTTCCTGATCGGCTCAGCGCTCAAATGGCTCCAGGACTTTCATATCGACGGCCTGCGGGTGGACGCGGTCGCCTCCATGCTGTACCTCGACTTCTCGCGCACCGAGTGGGTGCCAAATGTTCACGGCGGGCGCGAGAACCTGGAGGCTATTGCCTTTCTGAAGCGGCTGAACGAGGTGGTGCATCACATGGCCCCCGGCTGCGTGATGGTCGCGGAGGAAAGCACCGCCTTTCCCGGCGTCACCGCGCCGACGCCCTTCGGCCTGGGCTTCGATTACAAGTGGGCGATGGGCTGGATGAACGACACGCTGTACTACTTCGAGCAGGACCCGCTGTGGCGCAGGTACCACCATCACAAGCTGACCTTTTTCAATGTGTACCGCACTGGGGAGAAGTACATCCTGGCGATCAGCCACGACGAGGTGGTTCACCTCAAGAAATCGCTGGTCATGAAGATGCCCGGCGACTGGTACATGCAGCGGGCCGGATACCGCGCCTTTCTGGGCATGATGTGGACCACGCCCGGCAAGAAACTGCTGTTCATGGGCCAGGAGTTCGCGCAGCCCACGGAGTGGAACCACGACGAACCGCTGCCCTGGCACCTCGCGGACGTGCCGGACCACCGGGGCATCATGAACCTGGTGCGCCGCCTGAACGGCCTCTACCGCGAGCGCCCCGACCTGCACGTGGGCGACACGCTGGAAGAAGGGCAGCTCTGGGTGAGCGCCGACGACACCGAGAACAGCGTCTACGCCTACATCCGCCGCGACCCCCGGTCCGGGGCGGAGGGCGGCGGCGCGTGGAGCCTGACGGTCGCCAACCTGACGCCCGTCTACCGCGAGACGTACCCCATCAGTGTGCCCCAGGGCGGCGAGTACCGGGTGCTGCTCTCCACCGACGACGGCGAGTTCGGCGGCTTCGGCACCCAGCAGCCCGACCTGACGGCCAGGGAGGAGGGCTGGCACGGGCAGACCCATCACCTGCGCCTGAACCTGCCGCCCATGAGCGTGCTGATTCTGGAACACGCCGGGGACACGCCCCGCAGTGAGGGGAGGTGA